One Glycine max cultivar Williams 82 chromosome 4, Glycine_max_v4.0, whole genome shotgun sequence DNA segment encodes these proteins:
- the LOC100808079 gene encoding uncharacterized protein isoform X2, whose translation MMIKIYVYIYTLFGEPRVGFTVHTIADRYNNNDLLPFLPPAPPLCLNSLINQTQAKEKGVTVLVCYLYHSETMESKRKNGGKGEIVDGSKIMELVGNEQVFSNFVDHKFDELDKDRDGKLSMKELEPAVADIGAGLGLPAQGTSPDSDHIYFEVLNEFTHGKQEKVSKTEFKEVLSDILLGMAAGLKQDPIVILRMDGEDLLEFVNGPSYEAEMASIFSQIESPSGSLREHVIEAFGRLTVDQGIPPTSDSWVFNNIVDPALSQAGPALDKPAAQETFLEEFKKVALSVVDFLKEKPVIVAHSENTFDGRGVKRLLSNKFELDRTLNLALENLPKDRNVKISKDYLQIDKVIVEAFKMVNADDTKTVKEDEFKKILSEILGSITLQLEANPISVSSNSVVHEPLGSSSTLLQPSSETA comes from the exons ATGATGATTAAGATttacgtgtatatatatactttgtttGGGGAGCCACGTGTGGGGTTCACAGTTCACACCATTGCTGACAGATACAATAATAATGACCTTCTTCCTTTCCTTCCTCCTGCTCCTCCACTGTGCTTAAACTCATTAATAAACCAAACACAGGCAAAAGAAAAGGGTGTTACTGTGTTAGTGTGTTACCTTTACCACTCAGAAACAATGGAGAGTAAGAGAAAAAATGGTGGGAAGGGAGAGATTGTGGATGGTTCCAAGATTATGGAGTTAGTTGGAAACGAGCAAGTTTTCAGCAACTTTGTGGACCAtaagtttgatgagttggatAAAGACAGAGATGGCAAACTCTCCATGAAGGAGCTTGAACCTGCCGTTGCTGACATTGGTGCTGGTCTTGGTTTGCCTGCTCAAGGCACTAGTCCTGATTCAGATCACATctattttgag GTCTTGAATGAATTCACCCATGGCAAGCAAGAAAAAGTGAGCAAGACTGAGTTCAAAGAGGTTCTCTCGGACATTCTTTTGGGCATGGCTGCTGGACTAAAGCAAGACCCTATTGTTATACTTCGCATGGATGGGGAAGATCTTCTTGAGTTTGTTAATGGTCCAAGTTATGAAGCAGAAATGGCATCCATTTTTTCTCAGATTGAGTCCCCTAGTGGATCCCTTCGTGAACATGTGATTGAAGCTTTTGGGAGACTCACTGTTGATCAAGGAATTCCTCCAACATCAGATTCTTGG GTTTTCAACAACATTGTGGATCCAGCACTATCTCAAGCTGGCCCTGCTTTGGACAAGCCTGCTGCTCAAGAGACATTTTTGGAAGAATTTAAGAAAGTGGCATTGAGCGTGGTTGATTTTCTTAAAGAGAAACCTGTCATTGTTGCCCACAGTGAAAACACATTTGATGGACGCggtgtcaagagacttttatccAACAAGTTTGAATTAGACAGG ACGTTGAACTTAGCTTTAGAGAATCTGCCGAAAGATCGCAACGTAAAAATATCAAAGGACTATCTGCAG ATTGATAAGGTTATTGTTGAAGCCTTTAAGATGGTGAATGCAGATGACACCAAGACAGTTAAAGAAGACGAATTCAagaaaattttaagtgaaatactGGGTAGTATCACGTTACAGTTAGAGGCAAATCCCATATCTGTTTCTTCCAATTCAGTTGTGCATGAGCCTTTAGGCTCATCTTCTACACTCTTGCAGCCATCTAGTGAAACAGCATAA
- the LOC100808079 gene encoding uncharacterized protein isoform X1: MMIKIYVYIYTLFGEPRVGFTVHTIADRYNNNDLLPFLPPAPPLCLNSLINQTQAKEKGVTVLVCYLYHSETMESKRKNGGKGEIVDGSKIMELVGNEQVFSNFVDHKFDELDKDRDGKLSMKELEPAVADIGAGLGLPAQGTSPDSDHIYFEVLNEFTHGKQEKVSKTEFKEVLSDILLGMAAGLKQDPIVILRMDGEDLLEFVNGPSYEAEMASIFSQIESPSGSLREHVIEAFGRLTVDQGIPPTSDSWVFNNIVDPALSQAGPALDKPAAQETFLEEFKKVALSVVDFLKEKPVIVAHSENTFDGRGVKRLLSNKFELDRTLNLALENLPKDRNVKISKDYLQVALDLVSPSAGLPPVGAIEEIDKVIVEAFKMVNADDTKTVKEDEFKKILSEILGSITLQLEANPISVSSNSVVHEPLGSSSTLLQPSSETA, encoded by the exons ATGATGATTAAGATttacgtgtatatatatactttgtttGGGGAGCCACGTGTGGGGTTCACAGTTCACACCATTGCTGACAGATACAATAATAATGACCTTCTTCCTTTCCTTCCTCCTGCTCCTCCACTGTGCTTAAACTCATTAATAAACCAAACACAGGCAAAAGAAAAGGGTGTTACTGTGTTAGTGTGTTACCTTTACCACTCAGAAACAATGGAGAGTAAGAGAAAAAATGGTGGGAAGGGAGAGATTGTGGATGGTTCCAAGATTATGGAGTTAGTTGGAAACGAGCAAGTTTTCAGCAACTTTGTGGACCAtaagtttgatgagttggatAAAGACAGAGATGGCAAACTCTCCATGAAGGAGCTTGAACCTGCCGTTGCTGACATTGGTGCTGGTCTTGGTTTGCCTGCTCAAGGCACTAGTCCTGATTCAGATCACATctattttgag GTCTTGAATGAATTCACCCATGGCAAGCAAGAAAAAGTGAGCAAGACTGAGTTCAAAGAGGTTCTCTCGGACATTCTTTTGGGCATGGCTGCTGGACTAAAGCAAGACCCTATTGTTATACTTCGCATGGATGGGGAAGATCTTCTTGAGTTTGTTAATGGTCCAAGTTATGAAGCAGAAATGGCATCCATTTTTTCTCAGATTGAGTCCCCTAGTGGATCCCTTCGTGAACATGTGATTGAAGCTTTTGGGAGACTCACTGTTGATCAAGGAATTCCTCCAACATCAGATTCTTGG GTTTTCAACAACATTGTGGATCCAGCACTATCTCAAGCTGGCCCTGCTTTGGACAAGCCTGCTGCTCAAGAGACATTTTTGGAAGAATTTAAGAAAGTGGCATTGAGCGTGGTTGATTTTCTTAAAGAGAAACCTGTCATTGTTGCCCACAGTGAAAACACATTTGATGGACGCggtgtcaagagacttttatccAACAAGTTTGAATTAGACAGG ACGTTGAACTTAGCTTTAGAGAATCTGCCGAAAGATCGCAACGTAAAAATATCAAAGGACTATCTGCAG GTGGCACTAGATCTGGTGTCTCCATCTGCTGGTTTACCTCCAGTTGGTGCAATTGAAGAG ATTGATAAGGTTATTGTTGAAGCCTTTAAGATGGTGAATGCAGATGACACCAAGACAGTTAAAGAAGACGAATTCAagaaaattttaagtgaaatactGGGTAGTATCACGTTACAGTTAGAGGCAAATCCCATATCTGTTTCTTCCAATTCAGTTGTGCATGAGCCTTTAGGCTCATCTTCTACACTCTTGCAGCCATCTAGTGAAACAGCATAA
- the LOC102663761 gene encoding auxin-responsive protein SAUR21: MGIRLPIFMALHANKMFKWQQHLHSRNHSNVPKGHIAVYVGEAQKKRFVVPISYLNHPSFVDLLNRAEEEFGYNHPMGGLTIPCKEEAFITLTSQLRAS, translated from the coding sequence ATGGGTATTCGTCTGCCAATATTCATGGCTCTTCATGCCAACAAGATGTTCAAGTGGCAGCAGCATCTCCATAGTAGAAACCACTCGAATGTTCCAAAGGGCCACATAGCAGTGTATGTTGGAGAGGCTCAAAAGAAAAGGTTTGTGGTTCCAATATCTTACTTGAACCATCCTTCGTTTGTTGACTTGCTAAACCGAGCTGAGGAAGAGTTTGGCTACAATCATCCAATGGGCGGTCTCACAATCCCTTGTAAAGAAGAGGCATTCATCACTCTCACCTCTCAACTACGTGCCTCCTGA
- the LOC100527820 gene encoding uncharacterized protein LOC100527820: MVTVQIKQFKSKNSLSIKKELSIMGFSLRGLQRRVDVPKGRVAVYVGENQKKRFVIPISYLNQPSFLELLNQAEQEFGFDHPMGGLTIPCNENVFLDVTSRLHSR, from the coding sequence aTGGTTACAGTCCAAATTAAGCAATTCAAGTCCAAGAATTCTCTAAGCATCAAAAAAGAATTAAGCATAATGGGTTTCAGTTTGCGTGGTCTTCAAAGGCGTGTGGATGTCCCAAAGGGCCGTGTAGCAGTGTATGTAGGAGAAAATCAAAAGAAGCGCTTTGTGATTCCCATATCATACTTGAACCAACCTTCATTTCTTGAGTTGTTGAATCAAGCTGAGCAAGAATTTGGATTTGATCATCCAATGGGTGGCCTCACAATTCCTTGCAATGAGAATGTCTTCCTAGATGTCACTTCTCGCTTGCATAGCCGATAG
- the LOC106798359 gene encoding auxin-responsive protein SAUR23, giving the protein MGFSLRGLQRRVDVPKGSVAVYVGESQKKRFVVPISYLNQPSFLELLSQAEQEFGFDHPMGGLTLPYTEEVFLDVTSRLHRR; this is encoded by the coding sequence ATGGGTTTCAGTTTGCGTGGTCTTCAAAGGCGTGTGGATGTCCCAAAGGGCAGTGTAGCAGTGTATGTAGGAGAAAGCCAAAAGAAGCGCTTTGTGGTTCCCATATCATACTTGAACCAACCTTCATTTCTTGAGTTGCTGAGTCAAGCTGAGCAAGAATTTGGATTTGATCATCCAATGGGTGGCCTCACACTTCCTTACACAGAAGAAGTCTTCCTGGATGTCACTTCTCGCTTGCACAGGCGATAA
- the LOC113001440 gene encoding auxin-induced protein X10A-like, with translation MGFRLPGIRCSSFSASQASSCKVSEVPKGYLAVYVGEKMKRFLIPVSFLNEPLFQELLSQVEEEFGYCHPMGGLTIPCKEDVFLNIASRPNRL, from the coding sequence atgggttttcgCTTACCTGGTATTAGATGTTCATCATTCAGTGCAAGCCAAGCATCCTCTTGCAAGGTTTCAGAAGTCCCAAAAGGGTATCTTGCAGTGTATGttggagagaaaatgaagaGGTTCTTGATTCCAGTATCATTCTTGAACGAGCCTTTATTTCAAGAATTGCTTAGCCAAGTTGAAGAGGAGTTCGGTTACTGTCATCCCATGGGTGGTCTCACAATTCCCTGCAAGGAGGATGTGTTCTTAAATATAGCTTCTCGCCCGAACCGGCTATAA
- the LOC100797800 gene encoding auxin-responsive protein SAUR21 has translation MAIRLPCVLSAKHIFRRSNAAATSLDVPKGHFAVYVGEGEKKRFVIPVSYLNQPSFQELLSIAEEEFGFSHPMGGLTIPCTEDIFLNITSALRRL, from the coding sequence ATGGCTATTCGTTTGCCTTGTGTTTTGAGTGCTAAACACATTTTTCGCCGATCTAATGCAGCTGCAACATCACTGGATGTGCCTAAAGGGCACTTTGCTGTGTACGTAGGAGAGGGTGAAAAGAAGAGATTTGTGATACCAGTGTCATATTTGAATCAGCCTTCATTTCAAGAACTACTAAGTATAGCCGAGGAAGAATTTGGCTTCAGTCATCCAATGGGTGGCCTTACTATTCCCTGCACAGAAGACATTTTCCTTAACATCACCTCTGCCTTACGTAGGCTATGA
- the LOC113001439 gene encoding auxin-responsive protein SAUR20: MAIRLPSVLSAKYILRRSNLFANHAATTSLDVPKGHFAVYVGEGEKRRYVIPVSYLNQPSFQELLSIAEEEFGFSHPMGGLIIPCTEENFLNITSGLIGYDMIQPK; this comes from the coding sequence ATGGCTATTCGTTTGCCTAGTGTTTTGAGTGCTAAATACATTCTTCGCCGATCAAATCTGTTTGCAAATCATGCAGCTACAACGTCACTGGATGTGCCTAAAGGGCACTTTGCTGTGTATGTAGGAGAGGGTGAAAAGAGGAGATATGTGATACCAGTGTCATATTTGAATCAGCCTTCATTTCAAGAACTGCTAAGTATAGCGGAGGAAGAATTTGGCTTCAGTCATCCAATGGGAGGCCTCATAATTCCCTGCACAGAAGAAAATTTCCTTAACATCACCTCTGGTTTAATAGGCTATGACATGATACAACCAAAGTAA